A single genomic interval of Oryza sativa Japonica Group chromosome 7, ASM3414082v1 harbors:
- the LOC4343959 gene encoding probable trehalose-phosphate phosphatase 3 has translation MTNHAGFAADDAVTAAVPVQAAQGGRHFPPFLAPSSRLTDCKKAAAHVDLAGAGGVATVPGSWPRHAKPVSGAELDDWMEKHPSALAWFESVAAAAKGKEIVVFLDYDGTLSPIVADPDRAFMSDEMREAVRGVAKHFPTAIVSGRCIDKVFDFVKLEELYYAGSHGMDIRGPTAAASEYNHNMKAKQGDAVTFQPAADFLPVIEEVYHVLKERMASIRGSLVENNKFCLSVHYRCVDEAEWGVLDGKVRAVIEGYPDLRLSKGRKVLEIRPVIDWDKGSALQFLLKSLGYEGRNNVFPIYIGDDRTDEDAFKVLRNMGQGIGILVTKVPKETAASYTLREPSEVKEFLRKLVKIKINGDKGLIGK, from the exons ATGACGAACCACGCCGGCTTCGCCGCGGACGACGCGGTCACCGCGGCCGTGCCGGTGCAGGCGGCGCAGGGCGGGCGGCATTTCCCGCCGTTCCTGGCGCCGTCGTCCAGGCTCACCGACtgcaagaaggcggcggcgcacgtggacctcgccggcgcgggcggGGTGGCGACGGTGCCCGGATCTTGGCCGCGCCACGCCAAGCCCGTCTCCGGCGCCGAGCTCGACGACTGGATG GAGAAGCACCCGTCGGCATTGGCATGGTTCgagtccgtcgccgccgcggcgaaggGCAAGGAGATCGTCGTGTTCCTCGACTACGACGGCACCCTCTCCCCCATCGTCGCCGACCCCGACCGCGCCTTCATGTCCGACGAA ATGAGAGAGGCGGTGAGAGGCGTGGCGAAGCACTTCCCGACGGCGATCGTGAGCGGGAGGTGCATCGACAAG GTGTTCGACTTTGTGAAGCTGGAGGAGCTGTACTACGCCGGGAGCCATGGAATGGACATCAGGGGCCCCACCGCGGCAGCGTCGGAGTACAACCACAACATGAAGGCAAAGCAG GGTGATGCTGTTACTTTCCAGCCGGCCGCCGATTTCCTGCCCGTCATCGAGGAG GTGTATCATGTGCTGAAGGAGAGGATGGCGAGTATAAGGGGTTCGCTGGTGGAGAACAACAAGTTTTGCCTTTCCGTGCACTACCGCTGCGTCGACGAGGCG GAATGGGGCGTGCTGGACGGCAAGGTGAGGGCGGTGATAGAGGGCTACCCGGATCTCCGTCTCAGCAAGGGGAGAAAG gTGCTGGAGATCCGCCCTGTCATCGACTGGGACAAAGGCTCCGCACTCCAGTTCCTGCTCAAATCTCTCG GTTATGAGGGGCGCAACAATGTTTTCCCGATATACATTGGAGATGACCGCACCGACGAGGATGCTTTCAAG GTGTTGCGCAACATGGGACAGGGCATAGGAATCCTTGTGACCAAGGTCCCAAAGGAGACAGCTGCATCCTACACTCTGCGAGAGCCATCCGAG GTGAAGGAGTTCCTGCGCAAGTTGGTGAAGATTAAGATCAACGGGGACAAAGGGCTGATTGGCAAGTAG